In Glycine soja cultivar W05 chromosome 10, ASM419377v2, whole genome shotgun sequence, the genomic stretch taaagTACAAAATCTCGTTTATCTGATTTCTTTACCAAGATCTTGTTTATCTGATTTAATTATCTTGTTATCGGTTATAATATTAAGTgtgtaatataaaattacttatatgtatttatttaataacttaGGTTACTTTGGTGAAAATATTACTAACATTAAAGTGTCTTTAACATGCATGTATCCACTCTTTTTCTCACGATGTCAACAATGCACCCCAGACACATTTATCTTAGACTGATCAAGTAGCATAAGTATTGTTCACGATTCAAAGTCAAAAAAGATTCCGTTgttaaataacataataaacaaaataataagtaaatgcatactaaatataaaaaaaagtccgATCCCACCACAGTAAGGTAGTGATTTGTAACAGCTTTCttatatacattaaaatttagTGGGAATTTTATACAACTTTCATATTGTCTTTTGAAAAGTTTGGGGATAACTAGATGTATGTGAAACACGGGACTCTAGTATTGAGAATCCAAAGAGTAAAATTCCATTTCTGCCCCTACACCAACCAtccatataaataaattgatccTAGAGTCACATATATGATACATATAGTAATTGTCAGTTGGCAGTTTTTCTTAGAATGAAAATGTCATCTAAGGTCACTGGTGCCACCCTTTGCCTAGCAGTCTTATTCCTCTTCTTAACCTTCACATATGCAGGAAGACTTGGCCCTGCATCTTCCTCTATCACTTCAATCAAAACTCAACATGGGGTGAGTTAATTCGCATAATTATATCATCATATCATATGATCTGCATAACCACGGCAATTAGATCATATGCATGTCTTTTGTATTGTTCAATTATGAATAATCTTGATCTCTTATGTGCTTGAAGGTTTTGGAAGAGGAGAAGTTGGACGTGGAGGAAACTTGTGATGGtattggtgaagaagaatgctTGATGAGAAGAACACTTGTGGCTCACACGGATTATATCTACACACAGAAGCACAAACCATGAGATTCATATATAGCTAGTTCTAATATCAAATTCAGGCTATGCCTCAAAAGTTTGCCTTAGTAATTTATGTATAACCAATAGTTTTCATATATATGCCACTTTTGAAATTCTAAGAGATAGTAGTTCAGtcacttatttttcatttcttgctGTTTTGGATAGGAGTTTTCTATAATCTGTATTGAAAGATGTATccctttttgtttaatattgcaAACCAATGTACATGTATACCGATTTGGTAGATATAAATTTGGATATCGCCCTTATTTTTGTTTATCCATTATTTTGAGATCGAGTTTAGACATCAAAagtatgcattttttttgtttttgtggtggtggtggtggtgggcaCAGTAGCATGTTCACCATTTGATTGGTCATATAAAAATACAATGGAACCTTGCATGATGAAGATAAGCATCAGCTGTAAAGTCTTCAACATGTTTGGCAAATAACCAACACAATGGGCCGAAAGTCTATTTGGTTTCCAAAGTGAATAATAACATGTGCGGGAGGGATGGACAGAAGAGAAAAAagcttaaaattatatatccTTCACGATTATATCTTTGGCGTTTCTTAGTCTATAATCGATGTTAAAGATTGGGAATAGATAtgtgtatttttctttattactaTTCAAAGATGATGAAACTTGTTTGGGACAAAAGATATGATGCCACTGCCACCTAAATATTCTTGCATTAGttcaacaatttttccaagatgACTACGTCGTGATTATTCTAATAAGATTTTATGAAGTTCCTTGTGCAGGATGGACTCAAAATATCaaactattattaattttatcctaAATGTGAACGTGTGACTTTGTCCAAAAACTGTCTCAGTCACACTCATCTCTCTCTCCCACGCTCATTGTTTTGGCTATTTTGCATCTAAATTGCCCTGTTTTTGGAACATGGATAAAGAATCACACTCTTATAAATTCACCCCGTATGTTGAGGGTGGTAAATATACTTAACCAATtcgattaaataaaattaaaccgaGAGTTTGGTTTAAATGGTTCACTGTATTGTTTTGTTAGCactgcaaaaatatttttaaaaaatttggatTATGGTTTAAGGGTTTAGACAAACCCTTTAAACCAAGCCAGAGCatataaattgatttcaaaTGTAATTACATGTGCTATTACATATACAATTACCGTCTTTCTTGCAAGCTCGAACCTCTTCATGCTGATTTGCATTTGAGCCATGCGGTATCCCTTATGTTATCAATGGTTTTTcagttatttttactataaatattCAGAATTATCTCTTAGCTAGCTGCCAAGATTGTGTTATTTAAGAACcataatcaataattatttatttgtttctttgtgataaattataatgttttttgGAGTATAATCGaaacaaaataattagaataaattgAGAAAAGCAATGAGTTGTGATTTAAGACCAAACCAAATTATCATCATGATCATGGCTTTGTCAATTCCACGAATTTTCCTCTTGGTTTTGCTTGTTCGTTACCAATATGAACAGGATGACATACTTTCTTTTTTGGTTCAAAACCTaccaataaaaaattctttCGTGGGTTTGGGTGTTGGAAACTTCATCTAAACAAGAAATTATACGTACAAATGTCTCAATCTAATATCAATTAACTTTATGCAGAAACAAGATTTCAGAATATTCTTTTCTATTAAGCTTCCGTTAATTATTTTAACGTGAAGATCCAGtcgaaaacattttttatttttattttcaacttcTTTTCTTCTAATAAAAGAGAAGTTTCCGCGACTTTTCCTAATGAAGAAATACTCTAAATTCAAACCTTAACTCTCCAATATAAAAGCTCCACCTTTTTCTCCATATTCCCTTGGTAGTAGTACTTTGCAAAAATGTTATACAAGTCAACTATATTCATAATCAGTCATCGTgatcacaataaatatttatatgctTTATAGCCTTAGGTCATCAAGTGACATACTGCTTCTAGATTCCTGTTGTCAGGTATTACGCATTCGGACAGTAccttatattttgtaaaatgaagattagtctactaatattttattttgtaaaatccaATTTAAAATATACAACCATCCATATGTATCCTAATTAACAGTCTATATTCATGACTACATGAATGCATGAATGTAAGGAATCCATTTCCAATCGAATAATCTCACTTAACCTACGGTTAATTAAGTCTCGTCTTAACAAAAACGTATGCTAGCTCTACAAAGAGGTAATGGTATCCCCCCCTCCCCGGCCacctaaaaaagaaagaaaaaaacaattatttcacGCCTCACATTTGACATTCCtcaaccaaaattataaaaaagaaaaaaaaacaattgtacTCTCTGATGATGTTAAGCCAGAAATACTATGGCTTACAAAACTTCCTAATGCATCAGAATcagtcaaatattttaattactacCTAGCTAGCCACTGAGTTTGAGAATGGTCTAACAAGAATGACTTCTTTTTGGGAGTGCAGAATGGACACGAATGACTTTAATCATAACAAACACTCTCATGTTTCAACCAACAACTAGCAGTGGACATTGCGGCTGCAGGCCGGCCCCCGTACAACACATGAACATGATTATTCAAATCCAAGAGGCAAGATGTTTATGTTATCTATCATCTTGTCCGTTCATGTTTCAAGTTAAATTTTAAGGTTTTTCTATGTGAAGTTTCAACCTAGCTAGGTTTATATGTGCATGacatatgattttaatttattcgaACCACAAGATGTTAAACTTagttttttattagttattaaattatttatatatatattatgtgattaattgtatgatgaaaaatatataattataaacaagTACTAAACttttgggttttatttttttaacatatttaacgTGGATTTCATTATGAGCTAGTTAGTGCATTGTTGACCAACAAGGTAAGTAATAAGTTGGCCTACAAACAAGATTTTGACATGTTATTGATGGTAGCATGCCTTTCCGCTGACTCTGAATCACTAcgattaaattaaagaaatttgtaTTTCGAGTGGATTAGTCGGCTTAGAAATCTAGATCCACAATCTAACCATAGAAGTTTCTCTGTGGATTTATATTTCCATGACGCCTAGGTGACTCTTTGCCGTACGGTATTTGCTGCTcgatttggaaaaaaaattggttgCAATTACTACTAGGTTTGACTTGGAAACCTATGATTACTTGTGATAATTATCGtcataattttaatgtttaccTTACCGGAgtcaaagtttagaaaaatgaaTATAGCCAGCGTGATGGTAAACGGGCAAAGCGGAATAGTAATACTTGAGTTAAGATCGAAACCAACTTTAGTAAGCAAAATTAGAGGGCAAAACTTTCAACGTTCAACACAGAAGTAAAAAACTAACCCAACAATATTGGCTAACAGGAAATCAGAATGATAGGCACTTGCACAAACATGATTTTGCCAAACAAACTCGGCATCACTTCGTAGTTGTAGAATTTGCACAAAGAGTCTGATGATGTAGATATTATATAGTAAACTAAGATATTGTGATAAATACTCTAAAGAGATATGGCTTCGAGTTGGGCTACAGGCTCCTAGACTTCTCACAACCCAAAGTGTTTCTCAATGGGTCATGCATATTGTGAACACAACTCCCTCTTCTCTTGTGTTTGCCACAGTATGGTGTTTATGGAGGTGAAGGAATAATGTACGTTGTCTTTTCAGATGAGGTTTGGAGTCTTCATCATGTATGTTCTATGATTCGACGAATGCCTCCTCAACCTGTTCATAGGTGACTTCTTCCAAATGGAGTCTCCAAGTTCTATGGAAAAGGCTATGCGTGTCTTGCTGAGTGTCTAGTTAATTTGTTTTCGGCTGTTTTCTTTCCTCATGTaccaaaactaaataaaaaatagccaTGTGCTTTAAGTATGTAATTTGGGTTGATATTCATATATGTGAAATAACATCTTTTAGGAGATTAAAAGGATCCAAATACACTGAGGAATTAACCTTTTATTGTCGATAAGAGAGATTTCAACcccaaaaaaaatttgaagttaGTTATTTGCATTCAATCCCGGCCCGTAGAGAATTActtatgaataaattaattagttaagtaTCAAACCTTTAATACTGATACTTAtggtttataatatatatatatatattcttactgaggtttataatattttttatatttgccaAGATGtaataagttgatttttttttgttaaatcataccatattatttataatttagatAATTATGAAATTACATTGTTGCTTTTACACAATACAAACTACATAGTCTCATACTTTCATATCTATTTTCCTCTTAGAGAATTTACATActctttttgaaatttaaacgTATAATTAGAAAGGGGGGAAATGGCGAcacaaaaagttattttttgcaTAATAAGCCCAAAAAGGTTTTGACAGGAATCGTGGACTAGATTTTTACGCGGGCCTAACCTATGGGCCATGGTAGGTTTTTCCCGCCATGAACAAAAGACCTTTCATTCTCTCCCTGCAAATGCAACGCAACCGTTTCTGACGAAGACAAGAACGataacaaaattgaaattgaattgaGTGCGAAGAGAAATGTCGCAAACCCTAGGATTAGGAGGCGTAATCCCTCGCTTCGTGAATCGGTCATGGCTCCGAAACCTGACGGTGCGTGCAATGGCATTATCTTCCTCCTCCGATCACGGAGACCAGACACGTGGTGGCCTTCCCCGCTTCTACTCTGAAACTCTTCCTCCTTCCAAGGCACTCTCTTCCTCTTTCTCTCTGCTTCTTTCACAACTCTTTAATAATACTACAAATCATATCACTCCGCACTTCCATATGAAATTCATTCGCACTAATGGATGTAGTTTCAATTTGGAATCAATTTTCAGTTAACAACGCCTTGTTTGTCATTATCCTTGTTGTGTTGgtgatttatatttatagacAGCACTTAGCTTCATCGAGCTAGGGTTTAAGGAAAAGTTCTAAATTTGTGTCTTCAAAGTTCGTTTTAACGGCTTGCTggcatttatttaattttttcactcCTAAAAAATCATTGCGGTTACCATGCATGCCTTTTATTTGGTTTGTTTAGGTTTAGGTagtttttattagtttattaatttttacctGGGATGATGCAGGGTAGTGTTATACGTGTGCAATGTGATGAATTCTGGCATATGACAAAAGTTTTGAGGTTGACCACCAATGATAGGTAATTCTTGTTGGTTGCTGCTCGTGTTTTTTGCCATTTTGTCTTGTCCTTGAGTTTTGATATTTCTTTTGCCAAATTGAATAGTCTTTTATAGTTTTTGAAGATTTTGTTGATTGTCCTAATCATGCTATTCAAGGGTACAGCTCTTCAATGGGAAAGGAAGTCTGGTAGAAGGATGTATACAGAACATTGATCGCACTGGACTTGATTTTGTTGCATTGAATGATTTGATATCAATACCTCCACCAAATACACAATTGCATGTATTTGCTGGTTTTGGTAAGTTCTTGTAGTTTTCTGTCAAACTACAACTATTATTAACTGTTGCGTATTTTCAACACTTGATTTTTTCCATCCAATTTTTCACTCATTGAGAACCATACCTGTCTAGGTACTCTGAAGGGTGGCCGTGCTGACTGGCTTTTAGAGAAATGCACAGTACGTTTcgataatatattgagattttATCTGGTTAGACTTACAGCTTCTATTTGTTAtggttgtttttcttttattcatgtTTAAATGCAATAGGAACTTGGAGCCAATAGTGTTACTCCTCTATTGACTGAACGTTCTCCATCAATCTCCTGCAAATGGGAGTGAAGTTGGGCACAGCAAGTGTGCTTTTGAATTCCTTTCTTTGTGTGACTGGTGTATTTGCCATGAATATTCATATTAAGCTATTTGATACAGGGATGCCTCAGTTGCTCGGAACTAGCTTTGGAGGCATTGCTGCTTGCATATTCTGGTATTTGGTTACCGTTTTTCGGTATAAGCACAAAGCCTTGGTGGACTAGTTGCCTGCCTAATTGTGTTCCAAATACAAATGTAATTTGATTTGGAAGTTAATTTTCTGTCAGGtgctacaatttttttcactacaaGACAACTACTGTAAGTCAGTAACAATTTGTTTCTAATATATTCCAATATTTTTTCccaattttaataacttttcatGAGAAGATTTCtatttcaaaagataaaatactgtatattttttatttaataattaaaatgaagtgGATAATTACTATAAGTCTATTTACTTTTATTCGGTTATTCCTTATCGAAAgtgtaatataataaaaaaatacatggaCATAAAAATCTCTTGGGCCAGCAAAGCAAAGGGTTAGTGTTTGATTCAGTGGATTAGAAAACATTTGTAGTTTCtgaatgcaaaacaaaaaaaaaatccattttgataattacatatttaaaatgaattttgtttcaaagtattcaaataatatttttttaaaaacaaactaatacccattatatatatatataaaaaataagattacttTCAACTCAATTTTatctataagaactaaaaaaaattatcaattctaCAAAATTACATTGGTCCTATATCAATTCTAGCAATACACTTCCAAATAGATACGTAATCTGTTAACGTTTTGTAATAATCTTGTTTAGGGCATTAAGCAgaccaattatattataaaataaataatattgttatatataatattaaaaattttaatgtatatttaatattcatgtaaatttaaataataaattttgtaataattaatttttatataactcatacgaattatttaatatgtacattttttataaataaaaaatatttactattaaaaaattaatttattaataaattaaaaaaaacatatttttgaaagaaaaaaaaacttacagatCACGTAATCTGTATGAGTTAACTTGTACAGATTACGTGATCCGCATGAGtcatacggattacgtaatccgtatgaTTCAGACAAATTATGTAATCCGTATGAGGTATACGAATTATGTAATtcgtaaaaacaaaaaacctttAAGGGCATTTTTGGAATTTCGTTttaatgctgggtgcacaatCAATTTTCCTAGTGCACCTAGCAAAGCCTCTTGTTTAATACCAAGACTTTGGGCATTTAGCTAACGCATGTATTGGGCTGGACTATGCGATGATCGTTGGGAGTATCATGTTTTAGCTACAAACCCTAATCCAAATTGGGAAAAAAATCcctatttacaaaataaataactaattacTCCAGGAATCACCCTTCAAATTGGTTAATAATTCGTcttacaaaagttttttttatacatacaaTCAACAATTAAATCCtaatcaatatatttaaaaaattcagttATAGACTAATTATGTCAAACTTtgctaataaaatttacaaGCTTTCATACtattattcaatcacaaattatcaaataattaaaaaataatggcatttacaataattatttcaaaagatTATGTTCAAGATAATTTCCAATTAATTGTAATGACATTATTATACCAAAATTAAATCcaaatttatttcttctttcctGTATTGGAAAACGTTTTATACATTATCCCACGGGAGGGTGATACATGAACCAATCTATACTAATGACCTATcagaaaccattttttttttttttttacaaattattcagAGCTAACTcagctaaaaaataaaatgagaactTTTTTAGTGAAGTAAGAAATGCTTTTGGTTTTCATTCTTTGCATAATTTAGTCCTACGCAGTTAATATAGTCCACATGTCTTGTTCTGCTTCATCTCGTTATCCATTCGGGATAACTCTTGGTTGTTGCTAAACGAGACAGATGAAAAATATCCGATGAGTAGTTCAATAGGGCAAAGCATATTGATGGCACTAACTGTTACAGTAAACAAGTATGCTTCATCTAATCTGCAAGCTGTTCCCAGAACACAAGGAAAAGTAGCAACCAAAAAAACCACACCAACCTTAAGCACCAATGTGGAAATGGGAAGAAGAGGACTTGTCTTATCCACTGTAATCGCCACCACGCAAGTACCTGAACCTGACTCTAGGACTCAGCTTCTTAAAAGTATACACATTCTCTCTTCAGTTTTCTTGTGTCTTGTGTTATAACAATTACTTGTATTGGTCTTTGCTAACATTAAGGAAATGTAATGTAATGAAATTTTTATCAGAATATCAGAAGAAATCAGAGGAAAACAAGGAGAAAAATGACAAAGA encodes the following:
- the LOC114370642 gene encoding phytosulfokines 3-like — translated: MKMSSKVTGATLCLAVLFLFLTFTYAGRLGPASSSITSIKTQHGVLEEEKLDVEETCDGIGEEECLMRRTLVAHTDYIYTQKHKP
- the LOC114370149 gene encoding uncharacterized protein LOC114370149 — its product is MSSSIGQSILMALTVTVNKYASSNLQAVPRTQGKVATKKTTPTLSTNVEMGRRGLVLSTVIATTQVPEPDSRTQLLKKYQKKSEENKEKNDKERLESYYKRNYKDYFELMEGTLKAKDGKLSDTEKGILDWLQKNK